Within Lolium rigidum isolate FL_2022 chromosome 5, APGP_CSIRO_Lrig_0.1, whole genome shotgun sequence, the genomic segment TTCCGTTTGACCTGTTCTTGGCTAGCTGCACCTTTTGAACGCTTCAAACCTTTCCCTTTTGTTGTTGTTACGTGCGAGTTGGACGACGGCGATGGCTTAGCTTGAAAGCTGTGTGCGCGCCTTTATTTGACTCGTCTCGCTGATGCCTTAATTTGTCCTACATGATGCTGATGGGAGCTGCCGTGTCGCTTCTGCTGCATGTTGCTGCTAGTTGGTTAGCCCACATCGACCAGCTTGATCCCTGGGTCGAACCCTGGAGATGcgtgcacgctaggttgttgttcAGGAGTGTAGAGATCGATTGTGTTTTAGCATCATAAATGTTTTTTATACTACCTCTGTTCATAAAAACATGTCATAAATTTGTATCTACACCTTCTTTAGTGAATAATTTAGACCGACATCTTTTTATGAACGGAGAGATACTAATCTTAAATTATGACTCATAAAAGAAAGTACTCTTTATGTCTAAATGAACATCCTTACGATATCTCAATCAAGATTAGACGGCTAACATCATCTACTATTTACAAACAGAAAATCTAAGACTAAGACCACTTAGGTGTAGACAAAGAGTCATGTGGTAAAACAAAAATGGTGTATACATGGTCCTCACTAGTAAGTGCATGCatgttttttcttgctttatgaACATATATTTGGAATGGAGGAAAAATGTATTCAAAAATTTCATATTTATATGCATGTTGAATTAGTTATGTTTGATGTGATTACAATCCACACATAAGGATCCTTTTATTATTAATTCAACCAGTATGATTGTTCAAGTTTTTCTCATGAAAACACTGAATCGAATCAAATTTCCTAGTTCATTTACTTAAGGGCTGCAATGGAACTATGGAAGAAGGGTCTTAGCATTTACATGTGGTTCCTTGGTCTTTGTACACGTTTGTGCAAAAATGTACCATCAACAGATGTATGACAtcttccgcaaaaaaaaaaaaaaaaaaaaaaaaaaatcagatgtaTGACATGCACGCTTGCAATGCAGGGCACGCGAGGTGGTGCTTGCGCGGCAACGGCGCTGGTGAAGGACGGCGAGCTCTACGTTGCCAACGTGGGCGACTGCCGCGCCGTGCTCGGCACCCGCGACGGCATCGCCAACGCCTTGACGTCCGACCACACTCCCGGCCGGGAAGACGAGCGGCTCCGCATCGAGAGCTCCGTACGTGACCAGTATACACATAACATATAGTAGTATATGTAGATCGGAAAACCATTCGTTCTTGCAAAAATTCAGGAGTAACACTGACTATGTATGTTGTTTTCACACAGGGCGGGTACGTgagccggggcagcggcggcgtgtGGCGGGTGCAGGACAGCCTCGCCGTGTCGCGGGCATTCGGCGACGCCGACATGAGGCCCTGGGTCACCTGCGAGCCGGAGGTGACACGCCTCCGCGTCACGCCGGACTGCGCCTTCCTCGTCCTCGCATCCGACGGCCTCTGGAGCAAGGTGTCCAACCACGAAGCCGTAGAAGCCGTCgccaggagcagcggcggtggTAATGCCGGCGTGTCCATGGACTCCTGCAAGGAGCTCGTCGCCATGGCAAGGAGCAGAGGGAGCAGGGACGACAtcacggccatggtggtggatctAAAGCGATTCCTTCGATAGAATCGCCTAGCAAATTAAAATCTTCatgtgaattttgaggtgatcaaCTAGGTACGTTGTAGGCCTGCCTTCCGAAGAGATTGCATAGGGCTCCTCGGAAAGTGCAGATAATTAGATCGATCGATGTGTAAAGAGTAAATTAGCATATGTGGGCTTGAGAGTGACACCAAACGTAAGCCCACCATGGGACGATGGAGGACCGTTGCTGAGGAGCTTGAGAGTTTTTATCCTCGTCGGTCTTCATGGAAAATCCATCTCGAAGATGAAGATATCTCTtaaaacaaaggtctttgcatggtattttagtcgaggtgtgattcttactaaagataaccttgtaaaacgCAACTGGTATGGTTGTACGAAATGTGTGTTTTGTCAcgaagatgagacaataaaacacattttcttcaattatcgggttgctagatctatatggtcaatcattcagataggatctACCTTACATCCACCTCGTAGCATTGCAAACAActatggcaattggctaaatggggttgATCATAGATACAAAACTATTATCAAAGTGAGAGCGGTTGCGTTAGCAtgatcgctttggctatgtagaaatgacaacatttttaatgacaaaaattcatCTATCATGCAGGTTATTTACCGGTGTACAATTTTGCttcgttcatggtcgccacttcagcgtTTGGAAGATCGAGACCGCTTTAcgtaggtgtctacacggttggagaacacggccagggagtttatttcccaacatgggtggctgcatagtcgaaGGATTGAAGCCAATGAAACTATATAGTAGTTGGCTTTTTTGCATCGTTCTTTCTTTCTATCTCCTTTTATTTGATACTGGACtactaaacggctgtgtgcatcctagttatgcagaggctgggtgtaatgcttaaaatatTTTAACTAATAAAGCGCCCCTTATAGAAAAAAATGGACAATGGACATCATCGGCAATGATGTTATCTTCTTCAACAACCCCTTATTTTCGAGTTTTTGCAAGCAAGCTTGTTAGACAGGTCTAGCGATGTTGGGGCTGCTGCGTGCCTAGATGAGGTGCCCCTGTGATTAAACTTGTGGCAATTGCCAATCTCCATCGTAGGAGATTGGTCTACTATTGTGAACAAAATTTAGTAGTCTTTGTTGATACGTAGTACTTTAGTTGATGACATGGTCACGAAAGCTATGGTGGAACCATGACTAGTTCGGCTTCGAACATTTCAGGCCTACGGTCTTGATTGCACTCTTCCTTCTGTTTTAAATTGCTTTTATGTCTGATTACCCATTTATATTGTACTATTTAATGTTTTCTCTTTATCTTGTAATATGAGTCATATATATATTTATAAGAGTAAAATGCACCGAATATCCTATGAGTTTGGACGATTCCTTGCAGCGGTAGTTCTATTTCTAAATAAGTTGTGCACAACTGGTCCTAAACAGGTTTGACCAATGGTTGACCGGTGTCACGTAGTCATTTTTAACACAAATCCTTTAGATTATTATCTGTTTTGAGAAGCTCTCCCATTAGTTCTCGCCCTCTCCATCCTTCTATGGCTGGGTGCCGCATCCCCTCATAGCTCTCTCCATCATAGATCATAGGTTATGACCCTCGAGAAggttctctctctctcaaaaacaATATCTTCAAAAAGGACATTTccatgcacaaccaattaaggccagaccttgaggTTTCACCCTGAAGATTGGGCTCTGAACTTATTTTGTGCTGACGCTCCCACTTGCCGATGCCGCTGATCCAAGTCACAAATCACCAAGACAATCTCTCATCTCCACCAGGACTCGAACCATCATTACTAGTCCACAGATCTTGGTATTCTCCACTACTGACATCACCATGGAACTAAAGGCATGTCCAACAATGGCAACAGACTGAAGAGCATCACATCGCTCTCTCTAAAACCAATAGGTTAGAAAAAACATGGTTACACGTGACCCAATCCCATCCGATTCGGCAATCTACATGCATGAGTCACCCAGTGGAGTTCATCGGTGGAGCCTTCCCGAACACGACTTTCATCCAGATCAATGAAGACATGTGTGAAGCAGATATaaagtcttagagcatctctagcagagcctgtaaaagtgcaaaccgaaaaactcgagttcagtGTTCCGAAAACGTGTTTACGGGTCGCAAAACGGCTGGCGCAAAACAGATCATGTAAATTAGAACTGAAAAACGAAATATTCaaaaatcatcatcttcttcacaaGAACTGTCCGCGCCGCTTCCTAGATCTCCTCGCACAGGCCGGTGGCCGAACCCCAGCTGCAGCCGCGAGCTTGGGGATCAGGCGAGGATGGTCGCACACAGGGAAGAGCCGAGCGCAGgtccgggcggcgcggccggacaCGGCCGTGATTGCTGCTGCGACTTGGCCATGCAGCTCCACGGCTCTAGATTGATGCTATCTCTAGAGTCATTGCTGCTGCTTGCCCGTGCATGCAGCTGCTAGCTGCTCCTGCTTGGCCGAGGCGCATTGGTGTTGCTTGCTTCTGCTTGGCCGCGGCGCATTGCTGCTGCTTGGCCGCACATGCAGCTTGCGCAACCTGCCATCATGCCGCGCCATAGCTTGCTGTGTACGCCCGTCGCACGTCTCATCTGCAGCCACGAGCTTGGTCGTCGTCCCATAATTTTaacaaaatagccagaaatggaCGGATGGAGGTGATTGTACGGATGTCGGCGCTGGAGAAGTCCGTTCAGTTTTGGGTCTGTAAACCACCCTTTAGTCTGTATCAATAGGGGTCGAGTCTAAAAAATTTCGGGCCCTGAAAAAGTTTTTCGGACCGGACGGTGAGTTCAGTCGTTGTTCTGCGCCACTTTcgacccgaacccgtaaatcggtCGAAAAAACGGTTTTGGCGTGGTTTACGGGCTCTACTAGATGCTCTTAGCTTGAGATGGACCTAGGACCGCCTCCTTTACTAAAACCGAGCCAGTAGCCACAACGCCACCCGTCGGCAACATGTAGGATCCACCGCTCCCAGGTGAAATAACAAGACAAGAAAAGCTGGTGCCTTTAACAAGGTAATGATGCCAAAAGACGCTGCTATCGTTCGCCAAGATTGAAGTCGaggcgcggttttcaccggctacCACGTCACAACCAAACTCGTCGGCaagattgaaaggatcgtataccgcacctagagggggggtgaataggtgctaaccaatttttagttctttttcaatttaggcttgacacaaaagtaaattctctagatatgcaactatgtgaatttacctatacgacaag encodes:
- the LOC124658364 gene encoding probable protein phosphatase 2C 77, with the protein product MEDAYGVITDGIAGDSQLAFYGVYDGHGGRAAVDLIADKLGKNIVAALAAQLELDVMAAIRAGYLATDSEFLSQGTRGGACAATALVKDGELYVANVGDCRAVLGTRDGIANALTSDHTPGREDERLRIESSGGYVSRGSGGVWRVQDSLAVSRAFGDADMRPWVTCEPEVTRLRVTPDCAFLVLASDGLWSKVSNHEAVEAVARSSGGGNAGVSMDSCKELVAMARSRGSRDDITAMVVDLKRFLR